The Chitinophaga caeni genome segment CGATCGTACTTTCGTTCCCGATGTTGGTAGCTAGTATTTACGGTATGAACGTACATATTCCTTACGCGGAAGTGCCGCATGCCTTCTATGTGCCGGTCATTTTATCGATCGTGATATCGGTTTTGATGAGTTGGTATTTCATGAAGAAAAAATGGTTTTAAATTCATTCCCCTATCCATTCATTTATCAATTAACAGAAAATGGCTTGTTTCAACGTAAGGGTTTACGGCATCATGATTAACGAGCAAAAACAAGTGCTGGTGAGTGATGAATTTATCCGCGGCGGTTATTATACCAAGTTTCCCGGCGGCGGGTTAGAATTTGGCGAAGGCACCTTGGAATGCATCGTCCGTGAATGGCAAGAGGAATTAGCACAAGAAATAAAGGTAGTTGAACATATTTACACAACAGATTTCTTCCAAATATCCGCATTTGACAATACCTCCCAGATTTTGTCCATCTATTATTTAGTAAAACCCACTTCTGCATTTACCGCTCCTATTATTGCCAACCCGTTTGACTTTGAAATACCCGAAGGCATCGAGGAAGTAGAAGGTGTAAGATGGATCGAATGGAATGATTTTTCATCGGAAGCGGTTACTTTACCTATTGATAAAGTGGTTGCCGATTTGGTAAAGGAAAGGTATTAGCATAATATTCGAAAGGTAAATTTGCTGGTTCGAGCCTCCAAGCCATTGGTGTTCCAAACCCGGTTTTTCATGTTTAGCCCTTCAAATTTTATCTAGAATAATCCAACCGGAAACCTCGCTAGTTCGAGCTTCCATGCTCGGACTGCCTTTTGGAAAAGCGTTCAACTGGTAGCGCATCGTGTTCGACAGCATTAGAAAGCCATCAAATGGTCGTGTATGCTGCAAAGCGTACGTATTTTTTCGTTTTCGATACAATTTTAAATGTCCTGAACTGGGCCTGGGTCCGAGCTTGGAAGCTCGAACCAGCAGTTTTTTTTGGGGCAATGGGTTTTCAAAATTTATCTTGGAAATATGCTGAAACCTTCGCTAGTTCGAGCTTCCAAGCTCGGACTCCACTGTAGAACAACATTCAATAGATAGAAAATCGCGTTCGCCAGCATTAGAAATCCAACAATTGACTGTTTAGGATATAAAGAGTACGTGTCATTTCGTTCTCAATACAATTTTAAGTGCAGTGCGTAGATCCGGGCTTGGAAGTCCGAACCAGCAAAAATATCAATATGCAGAAACATGTATCTGCATAGCAGTTCAGTACCAAACTGAACATCTACTCCCCGGGTTTCCCCATAGCGGCCCGCTTCATGGCCATTGCTTTTTCAGGTCCCAGGTATTTCACTATCCTATGTTCCACGAAATAAATTACCGGCGTCATGATTAAAGCCATGAAAAATTTATACGTATAATTCACCACGCAAATGGCTAATACCGTTTGCCATGACCATCCCCTACCGATCTTAAAAGCGATGAACAACACGATAAAACTATCAACCAATTGTGATATTACCGTAGAACCCGTAGCCCTTAACCAAACATATTTCTCGCCCGTCACTTTCTTGATTTTATGGAACACGGTAACATCCACGATCTGGCTCACCAGGAAAGCTACCAGGCTACCGAATATAATCCACATCCCTTGCCCGAAAATAAATGAGAATGAACTTTGTAAATTCGGTACGGAAGGATCTTCGCTACTGGTGATCCACCAATCGGCCGGTGGCGTTGATATAGCGAGGTAAAACATCAAGAAGGCATAGCTGATTAATGCTACAGCGATATAAGAAATTCTTCTTACAGCCTTGGGCCCATAAAATTCATTCACAATATCTGTCATTACAAATTCCAGGGGCCATAATAATACGCCACAAGTGAGATTGAAAGAAAGGTTAGATTCCCCGAAGATGGTGAAAGTATGAACTTTTAGGCCCAGCATTTTTTCCAGCGAGAAAATTTTGCCCCCGATAGCTTCAGCAATTAAAGCATTGGCAACAAAAAAACAAGCGAAGAAGATAAAGAGCTTGGTTGCTTTATCATTAACAATCTTATGTATCATTAGACAATTCCCAGTTGAAGGATCAATATTATACAATTAAAAATAAATAAAATCGGGTGTGCCTCCTTCCAGATCAGCCGTTTACGGAGCAATAGCGCTAGGAACCACAAGATAGCCAGGATATTTAAGGGGGCGGCAATGATTAAACCCATTATAACGGCATGTTTTGACAGGTAAGACATGTCCCCCGACTGTTCATGCATCCTCAACATCCAGCTCACCAGGTAACATAAATTACAGATAAAACACACTTTAATAATAAATCTAATGCCTCCCATATTGAAATTTCGGATAAATTACAGTTATTTTTGTTTCTTTAAAACTAAATCAAAAATACCCGATGATGATGAATTGGCAAAAGAACATATTACCACATGTGTATGCCATCCTAATTTTCGTAGCAGTTGCGTTCCTATTTTGTAGCCCTGTCATCGAAGGAATGGAGTTAAGACAGAGCGATAATATCCAGTGGAAAGCCGGATCACATGAAGCCAGGGCTTACAAAGACAGTACCGGGATTCAACCGCTTTGGACCAATAGCATGTTTGGCGGTATGCCAACTTATCAA includes the following:
- a CDS encoding NUDIX domain-containing protein — protein: MACFNVRVYGIMINEQKQVLVSDEFIRGGYYTKFPGGGLEFGEGTLECIVREWQEELAQEIKVVEHIYTTDFFQISAFDNTSQILSIYYLVKPTSAFTAPIIANPFDFEIPEGIEEVEGVRWIEWNDFSSEAVTLPIDKVVADLVKERY
- a CDS encoding queuosine precursor transporter gives rise to the protein MIHKIVNDKATKLFIFFACFFVANALIAEAIGGKIFSLEKMLGLKVHTFTIFGESNLSFNLTCGVLLWPLEFVMTDIVNEFYGPKAVRRISYIAVALISYAFLMFYLAISTPPADWWITSSEDPSVPNLQSSFSFIFGQGMWIIFGSLVAFLVSQIVDVTVFHKIKKVTGEKYVWLRATGSTVISQLVDSFIVLFIAFKIGRGWSWQTVLAICVVNYTYKFFMALIMTPVIYFVEHRIVKYLGPEKAMAMKRAAMGKPGE